One window of Erwinia aphidicola genomic DNA carries:
- a CDS encoding aldo/keto reductase, which yields MLQRVQIAPQGPVFSRMVMGYWRLMEWEMNSQQLVSFIEQHLECGITTVDHADIYGGYLCEAEFGKALRLQPQLRERLELVTKCGIATTANPDHKLGHYITDAAHIIQSAENSLRHFNTDYLDLLLIHRPDPLMDADEVASAFLQLHQSGKVKHFGVSNFTPAQFSLLQSRLPFTLVTNQVEISPVYQPLLLDGTLDQCQQLRIKPMAWSCLAGGKMFTGAEYQPLRDELKLIQQETGAETIEQLIYAWILQLPSQPLPIIGSGKIERVRSSAASAQITLNRQQWFRIRKAALGYDVP from the coding sequence ATGTTACAACGCGTGCAGATCGCCCCACAGGGCCCGGTTTTTTCCCGCATGGTGATGGGCTACTGGCGGCTGATGGAGTGGGAAATGAACTCGCAGCAGCTGGTCAGTTTTATTGAACAGCACCTCGAGTGCGGCATTACCACTGTCGATCATGCCGATATCTATGGGGGCTATCTATGTGAAGCTGAATTCGGTAAAGCGCTACGTTTGCAGCCGCAGCTGCGCGAGCGTCTGGAGCTGGTGACCAAATGCGGTATTGCCACTACGGCCAATCCTGACCACAAGCTTGGCCACTATATCACCGATGCTGCGCATATTATTCAGAGCGCCGAAAACTCCCTGCGTCACTTTAATACTGATTATCTCGATCTGCTGTTGATCCACCGCCCCGATCCGCTGATGGATGCGGACGAGGTGGCCAGTGCCTTCCTGCAGTTGCATCAAAGCGGCAAGGTTAAGCACTTTGGCGTCTCCAACTTTACTCCCGCGCAGTTTTCCCTGCTGCAGTCGCGACTGCCGTTTACGCTGGTCACCAATCAGGTGGAGATTTCTCCGGTTTATCAGCCTCTGCTGTTGGATGGTACGCTCGACCAGTGCCAGCAGCTGCGCATTAAGCCAATGGCGTGGTCGTGTCTGGCGGGGGGTAAAATGTTTACCGGCGCGGAATATCAGCCGTTGCGCGATGAGCTCAAGCTCATTCAGCAGGAAACCGGGGCCGAAACGATCGAGCAGCTGATCTATGCGTGGATACTGCAACTTCCTTCGCAACCATTACCGATTATCGGCAGTGGGAAAATTGAGCGCGTGCGCAGTTCAGCTGCTTCAGCACAGATAACGCTGAACCGCCAGCAGTGGTTCCGCATCCGTAAAGCTGCACTGGGATACGACGTACCTTAA
- a CDS encoding DUF1289 domain-containing protein, translating to MAEQLEFFPVPSPCRGICQADVRGYCRGCLRSRDERFNWMKFSDAQKREVLRLCRQRYLRLQRAGAAAAPDEPEQPTLF from the coding sequence GTGGCTGAACAACTTGAGTTTTTCCCGGTACCCAGTCCCTGTCGCGGGATCTGCCAGGCGGACGTTCGCGGATACTGCCGGGGCTGTCTGCGCAGTCGCGACGAGCGGTTTAACTGGATGAAATTCAGTGATGCGCAGAAGCGCGAGGTACTACGCCTGTGTCGCCAGCGCTACCTGCGGCTGCAAAGGGCGGGCGCGGCGGCTGCCCCTGACGAACCGGAACAGCCAACGCTGTTTTAA
- a CDS encoding LysR family transcriptional regulator has translation MEKLNRMAVFATVVREGSLAAAARSLAMSPSAVSQHLRALEQAVGVPLLHRSTRKLTLSEAGAAFYPGCEAMLKNAQEAEQRLAELRDTLSGELRISSTPGIGGQPLCSALSPLLQQHPGLRLRIIATDNVLDMIEHRIDIALRFSRQLSDANIIAHPLAEWPMVICAAPAYLTRYGVPETPQALSAHRWIHGHSSHRHIDFHHPRQGELTLRLAEGQVVSDSMHVMRAFTVAGMGLSLQPLQEIQEELRSGQLMLLLPEWRAAPLKLTALTLERILPEKSRQAIRALRDYFSKNHRVTLADIV, from the coding sequence ATGGAAAAACTCAATCGTATGGCGGTGTTTGCGACCGTGGTCAGGGAAGGTTCTCTGGCGGCGGCGGCACGCAGCCTGGCTATGTCTCCCTCGGCAGTCAGTCAGCATTTGCGCGCGCTTGAGCAGGCGGTCGGCGTGCCGTTGCTGCACCGTTCGACCCGTAAACTGACGCTATCCGAGGCCGGTGCGGCATTTTATCCGGGCTGTGAAGCGATGCTTAAAAATGCCCAAGAGGCGGAGCAAAGGCTGGCTGAGCTGCGCGATACGTTGAGCGGGGAGCTGCGCATCAGTTCTACGCCGGGGATCGGTGGCCAGCCACTGTGCAGCGCGCTGTCGCCGTTACTGCAACAGCATCCCGGCCTTCGCCTGCGCATTATCGCCACCGATAACGTGCTGGATATGATTGAACACCGCATTGATATTGCGCTGCGTTTTAGCCGCCAGTTGAGCGATGCCAACATCATTGCTCACCCGCTGGCTGAGTGGCCAATGGTGATCTGTGCGGCACCGGCTTACCTTACCCGCTATGGCGTACCGGAGACGCCGCAGGCACTGTCAGCGCATCGCTGGATCCACGGCCACAGCTCCCATCGCCACATCGACTTCCATCATCCGCGTCAGGGCGAGCTGACCCTGCGCCTTGCCGAAGGGCAGGTGGTTAGCGACAGTATGCACGTGATGCGCGCTTTTACCGTGGCGGGAATGGGGCTATCGCTTCAGCCCCTGCAGGAAATTCAGGAAGAGCTGCGCAGCGGTCAGCTTATGCTGCTGCTACCGGAGTGGCGTGCGGCGCCGCTAAAATTAACGGCGCTGACGCTCGAACGGATTTTACCGGAAAAAAGCCGCCAGGCAATACGGGCATTGCGCGATTATTTCAGTAAAAACCACCGCGTCACGCTTGCAGACATCGTCTGA
- a CDS encoding NAD(P)-dependent oxidoreductase — translation MKMTIIGASGFVGPDIVKEALARGHQVVAVSRSGKNLPVDSHLTQALGDIHDSEWLSGVLNGQDAVISAYNPGWAESDLFEKFTRGSNQILTAVKSSGVQRLLVVGGAGSLEVAPGVELVDTEAFPANIKPASLGARALRNQLQAEEDQLDWTYLSPAAFLEPGPRTAQFRVGHTSLLMNGDKPASISVADLAVAILDEIEKPQHIRQQFTVAY, via the coding sequence ATGAAAATGACCATCATTGGCGCAAGCGGTTTTGTCGGGCCGGACATCGTTAAAGAAGCACTGGCACGCGGCCACCAGGTGGTCGCCGTTTCCCGCTCCGGCAAAAATTTGCCTGTGGATAGCCATCTGACTCAGGCACTGGGTGATATCCACGACAGCGAGTGGTTAAGCGGCGTACTTAACGGTCAGGATGCAGTTATCAGCGCCTATAATCCCGGCTGGGCAGAGAGCGACCTGTTTGAAAAATTCACGCGCGGCAGCAATCAGATTCTGACAGCGGTGAAAAGCAGCGGCGTGCAGCGTCTGCTGGTGGTTGGCGGTGCGGGCAGTCTTGAGGTGGCTCCGGGTGTTGAACTGGTCGATACTGAGGCATTCCCGGCGAATATCAAACCCGCTTCGCTGGGAGCGCGGGCATTGCGTAATCAGCTTCAGGCAGAAGAGGACCAGCTGGACTGGACCTATCTCTCACCGGCTGCCTTTCTTGAACCCGGTCCGCGCACCGCACAATTCCGGGTTGGCCACACCTCGTTATTGATGAATGGCGATAAGCCCGCCTCAATCAGCGTCGCCGACCTGGCGGTGGCGATCCTTGATGAGATCGAAAAGCCACAGCATATCCGCCAGCAATTTACCGTTGCTTACTAA
- the eptA gene encoding phosphoethanolamine transferase EptA — MKPLFAKLRCNEITFNLTAALFFTLVLNSVFIFRAWETIPYLHFRDYLFAASIPLVLFCAFTLIFSVLALPWLRKPLLAVLILAGAAANYFIYSFGTVIDTNMIQNVFETDVQEATALFNLRYLVWMLLLGALPVALLCLTKIENNRPWWMAIAWRAVTSLAAVVLILLAAALFYKDYASMIRNNKGLVKMVTPANVVSGIGHYVDNRWFAGDQTLVKIGEDAKKGPVILGAKKKTLVIFVLGETARAENFSLGGYARETNPKLKRDNVIYYQHATSCGTETAISVPCMFSNMPRENYDASLARHQEGLLDVMAHAGVTVMWRENDGGCKGACNRVPHTDMTKWNVTALCKSDYCLDDVLLHRLNNYIDSVKDDAVIVLHQMGSHGPAYYLRYPAEMRQFTPTCDSNQIQDCDHQALVNTYDNSILYTDSMLDSTISLLKSYSAKFNVAMVYLSDHGESLGERGMYLHGAPYLFAPSQQTHIPLLLWMSPDYASTFGINQQCLQQQAEQDDVSQDNIFHTLLGMLNVETKEYQPKLDMIRSCRQGA; from the coding sequence ATGAAACCCTTGTTCGCTAAGTTACGTTGTAACGAAATAACGTTTAACCTTACCGCTGCACTTTTCTTTACCCTGGTTTTAAACAGCGTCTTTATTTTCCGGGCCTGGGAAACCATCCCTTACCTCCATTTTCGTGACTACCTGTTTGCCGCCTCTATCCCACTGGTGCTGTTCTGCGCGTTCACCCTGATTTTTAGCGTGCTGGCTTTACCGTGGCTGCGTAAACCGCTACTGGCTGTGCTGATTCTGGCGGGCGCAGCGGCCAACTATTTTATCTACAGTTTCGGTACCGTGATCGATACCAATATGATCCAGAACGTATTTGAAACGGATGTGCAGGAAGCGACCGCACTGTTCAACCTGCGCTATCTGGTGTGGATGCTGCTGCTTGGCGCTTTACCTGTTGCCCTGCTCTGCCTGACAAAAATTGAGAACAATCGTCCGTGGTGGATGGCCATTGCATGGCGCGCCGTAACCTCTCTTGCTGCCGTGGTGCTAATACTGTTGGCCGCGGCGCTCTTCTATAAAGACTACGCCTCAATGATCCGCAATAACAAAGGGCTGGTAAAAATGGTCACCCCGGCGAATGTGGTCAGCGGCATCGGCCACTATGTGGATAATCGCTGGTTTGCTGGCGACCAGACGCTGGTCAAAATTGGCGAAGATGCCAAAAAAGGTCCGGTTATTCTCGGGGCAAAGAAAAAGACCCTGGTTATCTTCGTGCTGGGTGAAACTGCGCGGGCAGAAAACTTCTCACTTGGCGGCTATGCCCGCGAGACGAATCCAAAACTCAAGCGTGATAATGTCATCTATTATCAGCATGCCACCTCGTGCGGCACGGAAACTGCCATCTCCGTACCCTGCATGTTTTCTAATATGCCGCGTGAAAATTATGATGCCAGCCTCGCGCGCCATCAGGAAGGCCTGCTCGATGTGATGGCCCATGCGGGCGTTACCGTAATGTGGCGTGAAAATGATGGCGGCTGCAAAGGCGCCTGCAATCGCGTACCGCATACCGATATGACCAAATGGAACGTCACCGCACTGTGTAAAAGCGATTACTGCCTTGATGATGTTCTGCTGCACCGACTGAATAACTACATTGACAGCGTGAAGGATGACGCAGTCATTGTCCTGCATCAGATGGGCAGCCACGGCCCGGCGTACTATCTGCGTTATCCCGCTGAAATGCGCCAGTTCACGCCAACCTGCGACAGCAATCAGATTCAGGATTGCGATCATCAGGCACTGGTCAACACCTATGACAACTCGATCCTCTATACCGACTCGATGCTGGACAGCACCATTAGCCTGCTAAAGTCATACAGCGCTAAATTCAACGTGGCGATGGTCTATCTTTCCGATCACGGTGAATCACTTGGCGAGCGTGGCATGTATCTGCACGGCGCGCCGTATCTCTTTGCGCCCAGTCAGCAAACGCATATTCCCTTGCTGCTGTGGATGTCGCCGGACTATGCCAGCACGTTTGGCATTAATCAGCAGTGTCTGCAACAGCAGGCTGAGCAGGATGATGTCTCGCAGGACAATATTTTTCATACCCTGCTGGGGATGCTTAACGTAGAAACTAAAGAGTATCAGCCGAAGCTGGACATGATCCGTTCGTGCCGGCAAGGGGCATAA
- a CDS encoding TetR/AcrR family transcriptional regulator: MNKTTRFDTREHLLNTGEQLCLQCGFNGMGLIALLKQAEVPKGSFYHYFPSKEAFGVAMLERYFARYHQRLSDYLDDHQISYRQRVLDYYQQSLSFCQESSFAGCLSVKLSAEVCDLSEAMRSALHAGSEALMATLVKALMKAQQQGTLSAEINCSQCAVTLYTLWLGASLQSKICRDNAPLLNAWQEMTRILREA, translated from the coding sequence ATGAATAAAACGACCCGCTTTGACACAAGAGAGCATCTGCTCAATACCGGCGAACAGCTCTGCCTGCAGTGCGGCTTCAACGGCATGGGCCTGATCGCGCTGCTGAAACAGGCAGAAGTGCCTAAAGGGTCGTTCTATCACTATTTTCCTTCTAAGGAAGCGTTCGGCGTGGCGATGCTTGAGCGTTACTTCGCCCGCTATCATCAGCGCCTGTCTGACTATCTCGATGATCATCAGATAAGCTATCGTCAGCGCGTACTGGATTACTATCAGCAGTCGCTTTCGTTCTGCCAGGAGAGCAGCTTCGCCGGGTGCCTGTCGGTTAAGCTGTCGGCCGAAGTCTGCGATCTCTCTGAAGCGATGCGCAGCGCGCTGCATGCCGGATCTGAAGCATTGATGGCCACGCTGGTCAAGGCGCTGATGAAAGCGCAGCAGCAGGGTACGCTGTCAGCCGAAATCAACTGCTCCCAGTGCGCAGTAACGTTATACACTTTGTGGCTGGGAGCCAGCCTGCAAAGTAAAATCTGCCGTGACAATGCGCCGTTGCTCAACGCATGGCAGGAAATGACACGCATTCTACGCGAAGCGTAA
- a CDS encoding alkene reductase has product MELKKLFTPLKTGAITVPNRIFMAPLTRLRSIEPGDIPTPLMGEYYRQRASAGLIITEATQISAQAKGYAGAPGLHSAEQIGMWKAINEGIHQDGGHSAVQLWHTGRISHTSVQPEGAAPVSASAINAETRTSLRDDAGNAVREATSTPRALTTEEVAGVVNDFRQAVSNAREADFDLVELHSAHGYLIHQFLSPASNQRDDQYGGSIENRTRFALEVVDAAIAAWSADRIAIRISPLGPFNGLDNGEDQEEAALYYIAELAKRQLAYLHISEPDWAGGKPYSESFRKAIRAVYPGVIVGAGGYTAEKAETLIEQGLIDAVAFGRSYIANPDLVERLKKNAELNEPQPETFYGGGAKGYTDYPVLG; this is encoded by the coding sequence ATGGAACTGAAAAAACTGTTCACCCCTCTCAAAACCGGCGCAATCACCGTGCCGAACCGCATTTTTATGGCACCGCTGACGCGTCTGCGCAGTATTGAACCCGGTGATATCCCGACTCCGCTGATGGGCGAATATTACCGTCAGCGCGCCAGCGCAGGATTAATTATTACCGAAGCCACACAGATCAGTGCGCAGGCGAAAGGCTATGCCGGTGCGCCAGGCTTACATTCGGCTGAACAGATCGGCATGTGGAAAGCCATCAATGAAGGTATTCATCAGGATGGCGGTCACAGTGCCGTTCAGCTGTGGCACACCGGACGTATCTCGCACACCAGCGTGCAGCCTGAGGGCGCGGCGCCGGTATCGGCTTCCGCCATTAATGCTGAAACGCGCACTTCACTGCGTGATGACGCGGGTAACGCCGTGCGCGAAGCCACCTCGACGCCACGCGCCCTGACAACCGAAGAAGTGGCCGGTGTGGTCAATGATTTCCGTCAGGCAGTCAGCAACGCTCGCGAAGCCGATTTTGACCTGGTGGAGCTGCACAGCGCTCACGGTTACCTGATCCATCAGTTCCTGTCCCCTGCCTCAAACCAGCGTGACGACCAGTACGGCGGCAGTATCGAAAATCGCACGCGTTTCGCGCTGGAAGTGGTTGATGCCGCGATCGCCGCCTGGAGCGCAGACCGCATCGCTATCCGTATTTCACCTCTGGGCCCGTTTAATGGCCTGGACAATGGTGAAGATCAGGAAGAAGCCGCACTGTATTACATTGCTGAGCTGGCAAAACGCCAACTTGCCTATCTGCATATTTCTGAACCAGACTGGGCGGGCGGGAAACCATACAGCGAGAGCTTCCGTAAGGCTATCCGTGCCGTTTACCCTGGCGTGATTGTCGGAGCCGGTGGTTACACCGCAGAAAAAGCGGAAACGCTGATTGAACAGGGCCTGATCGACGCCGTTGCTTTTGGCCGCAGCTACATTGCCAACCCGGACCTGGTCGAGCGCCTGAAAAAGAACGCTGAACTGAATGAACCACAGCCGGAAACCTTCTACGGTGGCGGCGCAAAAGGCTATACCGATTACCCGGTTCTGGGCTAA
- the gloA gene encoding lactoylglutathione lyase, translated as MRLLHTMLRVGDLQRSVDFYTKVLGMKLLRTSENTEYKYTLAFVGYTEESEGAVIELTYNWGVDKYDLGNAYGHIALGVDDCAATCDRIRNDGGNVTREAGPVKGGSTIIAFVEDPDGYKIELIENKHAGHGLGN; from the coding sequence ATGCGTTTACTTCACACCATGCTGCGCGTTGGCGATCTGCAACGCTCCGTTGATTTTTACACTAAGGTGCTGGGCATGAAGCTGCTGCGCACCAGTGAAAACACCGAATATAAGTACACCCTCGCGTTTGTCGGCTATACCGAAGAGAGTGAAGGTGCCGTTATCGAGCTGACCTATAACTGGGGCGTAGATAAGTATGACCTCGGCAATGCTTATGGTCATATCGCACTGGGCGTGGACGATTGTGCCGCCACCTGCGACCGCATTCGTAATGATGGTGGCAATGTCACCCGTGAAGCCGGCCCGGTAAAAGGCGGCAGTACCATTATTGCTTTTGTTGAAGATCCGGACGGTTATAAAATCGAACTGATCGAAAACAAACATGCTGGTCACGGTCTGGGCAATTAA
- the rnt gene encoding ribonuclease T, translating to MSESNELNTLSSRFRGFYPVVIDVETAGFDAKTNALLEIAAVTLKMDDNGWLEKDETLHFHVEPFVGSVLQPEALAFNGIDPNNPLRGAVSEYEALHAIFKLVRKGVKDQGCNRAIMVAHNATFDLNFMNAAAERASLKRNPFHPFVTFDTAALSGLVLGQTVLAKACTTAGIAFDNTQAHSALYDTLQTADLFCELVNRWKRLGGWPLPASADDQQQA from the coding sequence ATGTCTGAATCGAATGAACTGAACACCCTGAGCAGCCGTTTTCGCGGTTTTTATCCAGTGGTGATTGACGTTGAAACCGCCGGTTTTGATGCCAAAACTAACGCTTTACTGGAAATCGCTGCGGTCACGCTTAAGATGGACGACAATGGCTGGCTGGAAAAAGATGAGACGCTGCACTTCCATGTCGAACCCTTTGTCGGCTCAGTTCTGCAACCCGAAGCGCTGGCGTTCAACGGCATCGACCCGAACAACCCTTTGCGCGGCGCAGTGAGCGAGTACGAAGCGCTGCATGCGATTTTCAAACTGGTGCGTAAAGGCGTGAAGGATCAGGGCTGTAACCGGGCGATCATGGTGGCACACAACGCAACTTTCGACCTGAACTTTATGAACGCCGCCGCCGAGCGCGCCAGCCTGAAGCGCAACCCTTTCCATCCGTTTGTCACCTTTGATACGGCGGCATTGAGTGGTCTGGTGCTGGGGCAAACCGTTCTGGCTAAAGCCTGCACCACTGCCGGCATCGCTTTTGATAATACCCAGGCACACTCCGCACTGTATGACACGCTGCAGACCGCGGATCTGTTCTGTGAACTGGTTAATCGCTGGAAACGTCTGGGCGGCTGGCCGTTGCCCGCCAGCGCCGATGATCAACAGCAGGCTTAA
- a CDS encoding Grx4 family monothiol glutaredoxin gives MSTVEKIQRQIAENPILLYMKGSPKLPSCGFSAQAVQALSACGERFAYVDILLNPDIRAEMPKYANWPTFPQLWVDGELVGGCDIIIEMYQRGELQSLIKETAAKYPSEASE, from the coding sequence ATGAGTACTGTTGAAAAAATTCAGCGCCAGATCGCAGAAAACCCGATCCTGCTGTATATGAAAGGCTCCCCGAAACTGCCAAGCTGCGGCTTCTCCGCGCAGGCTGTTCAGGCGCTTTCAGCCTGCGGCGAGCGTTTCGCCTATGTTGATATTCTGCTGAACCCGGACATCCGTGCTGAAATGCCGAAGTATGCCAACTGGCCGACCTTCCCACAGCTGTGGGTTGACGGTGAGCTGGTCGGCGGCTGCGATATCATCATTGAAATGTACCAGCGCGGCGAACTGCAGAGTCTGATTAAAGAAACTGCGGCAAAGTATCCGAGCGAAGCGTCTGAATAA
- a CDS encoding C40 family peptidase has translation MRSLITLILLAFAQLFLNLAHASPHAPINANQHKVDSSAASKDDRRKRRPVKAASTKKVKEPLSKKSKQPAKTTRTTVAQKLKLKKKPAAEPVKKINVAKTKTTAKKLAKNEGKKRYGRQRADKKLESRVAESTDAPLKLSKAHRARYQKARETAMNKLMGQLGKPYQWGGTSPKTGFDCSGLVWYAYKDLVKFKIPRTANEMYHLRDAASIKRDELEKGDLVFFRINGRGTADHVGVYLGGGKFIQSPRTGKDIQVSALTEDYWQEHYIGARRMMTPKTIR, from the coding sequence ATGCGTTCACTCATCACACTCATTCTGCTGGCCTTTGCTCAGCTATTTTTGAACCTGGCGCACGCATCGCCACATGCTCCTATTAATGCAAATCAACATAAAGTTGATAGCAGCGCTGCCAGTAAGGATGACCGGCGTAAACGCCGCCCGGTTAAAGCCGCCTCAACCAAAAAAGTCAAAGAACCCCTCAGCAAAAAGAGCAAACAACCAGCCAAAACCACGCGTACAACCGTTGCGCAAAAACTTAAGCTGAAAAAGAAACCCGCTGCTGAGCCGGTAAAAAAGATTAACGTCGCAAAAACCAAAACCACGGCTAAAAAGCTGGCTAAGAACGAAGGTAAAAAACGCTACGGTCGCCAGCGTGCAGATAAAAAACTCGAATCGCGCGTAGCAGAGAGTACCGATGCGCCGCTCAAGCTGAGTAAAGCTCACCGCGCGCGCTATCAGAAAGCTCGTGAGACAGCGATGAATAAACTGATGGGTCAGCTAGGGAAACCCTACCAGTGGGGCGGAACCTCGCCAAAAACCGGCTTCGACTGCAGTGGGCTGGTTTGGTATGCCTATAAAGATTTAGTGAAGTTTAAGATCCCACGTACCGCGAATGAAATGTATCACCTGCGTGACGCGGCCTCGATCAAACGCGATGAGTTGGAAAAAGGCGATTTGGTATTTTTCCGCATTAATGGTCGCGGCACTGCCGACCATGTGGGCGTCTATCTGGGCGGTGGGAAATTTATCCAGTCACCACGCACCGGCAAAGATATCCAGGTGAGCGCGCTGACGGAAGACTACTGGCAGGAGCACTACATTGGTGCCCGGCGCATGATGACACCGAAAACCATTCGTTAA